Within Deltaproteobacteria bacterium, the genomic segment CGGCCCCTCGATCCCCGAGCCCCGCTCGCTCCCGGCAGGAAAGAGCTTCGCCGGGCTCTGGGACTCCAACTGGGGGCAGATGCAACTCATGCAAGAGGGGACGCGCGTGCACGGCCCGTTCAAGGGATTCCGGAACGGGTCGGTCAGCGGAGAGGTGAAGGGAGACCTGTATATCTTCCGGTGGACCCAGATGGAGAACCAGCAGTTCGGGCGCGGGTACCTGCAGATGAGCCTCGACGGAAATGCCCTCGAGGGGCGCTGGGGCTACCAGTCGGATCCTGCGAACGGCGGGCGGTGGTGGGCGACGAGGGCCACGCCGTAACGTGGCGCCGCAGGGCGCTGCGCTCAGTGCGCGGCGCTCTTCTTCACGTCGATCCGCGCCTGAGCCCAGTCCGCGCGGATGCGTAGCTCGCGATGGCCGGGGACTTCCTTCCACTCGGCCTTCTCGGCGTCGAGCTCTTCCACGCCCCCCGCCCACTCCTTCAGCGCCGCCTCGGCGTCGCGGAGCTCCGTGTAGACCGCCTCGAGCTCGATCTGGTCGGGGAAGGCGTGGTTGTCGGTGAGGACCAGCACGCGTTCGTTGGCTCCCACCTCGGCGAAGCCCACGCTCACCGCCAGTCGCACCTCCTTGCCCTGGGACTTGAAGCGCACGACGCCCGGGCGGAGCGCAGCGAGCAGCGGGATGTGACCGTCGAGCACGCCGAACTCGCCGTTACTCCCGGGGAGCATCACCTCTTCGACCGAGGTGCTGATCACGGAGCCCTTGGGGGTGACGATCTCGAGCTGCAGCGACATGGCTACGCCTCGGCCCTGATCTTCTCGGCGCGCTGCCGGGCCTCGTCCAGGTTGCCCACCATGTAGAAGGCCTGCTCGGGCCAGTCGTCGCAGCGTCCGTCCACGAGCTCCTTGAAGCCCGCGATCGTGTCCTTGAGGTCGACGAAGCGCCCCGGCTGGCCGGTGAAGGCCTCCGCCACGGTGAAGGGCTGCGAGAGAAAGCGCTGGATGCGGCGCGCCCGGGCCACCGTGGTCTTGTCCTCCTCGGAGAGCTCGTCCATGCCGAGGATGGCGATGATGTCCTGCAGGTCCTTGTAGCGCTGCAGGATCTGCTGGACCTTGCGGGCCGTCGCGTAGTGCTCCTCCCCGACGACGTGCGGGCTCAGGTTCGTGGAGGTCGAATCGAGCGGGTCCACGGCCGGGTAGATGCCGAGCTCGGCGATCTGACGCGAGAGCACCGTCGTCGCGTCGAGGTGCGCGAAGGTGGTGGCCGGCGCGGGATCCGTCAGGTCGTCGGCGGGAACGTAGATCGCCTGCACCGAGGTGATCGAGCCCTTGTCCGTGGAGGTGATGCGCTCCTGGAGCTCGCCGAGGTCGGTGGCCAGGGTCGGCTGGTAGCCCACCGCGCTCGGGATGCGGCCGAGGAGGGCCGAGACCTCGGAGTTCGCCTGCGTGAAGCGGAAGATGTTGTCGATGAAGAGCATCACGTCCTGGTTCTCTTCGTCGCGGAAGTACTCGGCGGCGGCGAGGGCCGACAGCGCGACGCGCGCGCGGGCTCCGGGCGGCTCGTTCATCTGGCCGTAGATCAGCGCCACCTTGTCGATGACCTTGGACTCCTTCATCTCGTGCCAGAGGTCGTTCCCCTCGCGGGTGCGCTCTCCCACGCCGGCAAAGACGGAGTAGCCGCCGTGCTTCTTGCCGACGTTGTTGATGAGCTCCATGAGGAGCACGGTCTTGCCCACGCCCGCGCCGCCGAAGAGGCCGATCTTGCCGCCCTTGCGGTACGGAGCCAGCAGGTCGATGACCTTGATGCCGGTGACGAAGGTCTCGACCTTGGTGCTCTGATTGACGAACTTGGGGGCCGGTCGGTGGATCTCGTAGGACTTGGTGGAGGAGACCGGGCCACCTTCGTCCACGGGCTCGCCGATCACGTTCAGGATGCGGCCGAGGATCTCCTTGCCGACAGGGACCCGGATGCCGTGGCCCGTGTTCGTCACCGGCATGCCGCGGACCAGGCCGTCGGTGCTGTCCATCGAGATGGTGCGCACCGTGTGCTCGCCGAGGTGCTGGGCCACCTCGAGCACCAGATTCTCCTGGCGATCGCTGATGGACGGGTTCGTCACCGTCAGGGCCGTGTAGATCTCGGGGAGGTCGGCATCGAAGGCGACGTCGACGACCGGGCCCATCACCTGGCTGACGCGGCCGCGGGATTTTCCGGTGCTGGGGGACTGGATGCTTGCCATGGATCGATCTCCGCTCTTTCCGCTCGGTCCTAGCGCTTGAGCGCCTCGGCGCCGGCCACGATTTCCAGGAGCTCCTTCGTGATCGAGGCCTGACGGGCCTTGTTGTACTGCAGCGTCAGGCTGCCGATCATGTCGGAGGCGTTGTTGGTGGCGTTCTCCATCGCCGTCATGCGCGCGCCGTACTCCGACGCGGTCGTCTCGAGCGTGGCCCGGTAGACCTCCACGCTCACGTACATCGGCATGATCGTCTCGAGGAGCTCCACCTTGTTCGGCTCGTAGAGGAAGTCCACCGGCGCGGCGTGCCCCTCCGGGAGCTGCATCGGCACGATGGGCAGCAGCTGCTCGACGGTGATGCGCTGCTGCATGGCCGACTTGAACTCGTTGTAGAGCAAGTAGACCATGTCCAGGTTGCTCTTCAGGAACTCGTCGATGATCCCGTCGCTGATCGTGCGCGCCCGGTCGAGCGCGGTGTTCACATCCACGCCGGGGAAGTACTGGTGCACGTCCACGTTGCGGTACTTCAGGTAGTCGCGCCCCTTGCGGCCCACGACGGAGAGGAGGATCTCTTCGTGGGTCGTGGCGTGCTCGCGACGATACCGCTCGGTGGCCCGCAGGGTGTTCGTGTTGAACGCGCCGCACAGCCCGCGGTCGGAGGTGAGCACCACGAGCATCACGCGGCGCGGCTCGCGCACGGCTAGCAACGGGTGATCTCCTGCGTCGGCGCGCAGGGCGAGCTCGCTGATCATCTCGTGGAGCTTCACCGCGTAGGGGCGGGCGGCCAGGATGTTGTCCTGGGCGCGGCGCAGCTTCGCGGCGGCCACGAGCTTCATGGCCCGGGTGATCTTCTGCGTGCTCTTCACCGAGCCGATGCGGCGCCGGATGTCCTTCAGCGAGGGCATGCGAGACCTTCCTGCGCTAGCTCAGGTTGTGGTGGGTGGCGAACTCTTTGCTGAAGGTCGTCAGGGCCTGCTTCAGCTTGCCATCCAGCTCGGTCGAGATGTCCTTCGTCTCGCGGATCTCGCGCAGATACTCCGGGTGCAGCTTGTCCAGCCAGGCCAGCACCTCCTTCTCGAAGGCCTTGACCATGGAGGTCGGGATCTCATCGAGAATGCCCTGCGCGCCGGCGTAGAGGACGAGGACCTGCTGCTCGACCGCCATCGGCACGTACTGGTCCTGCTTGAGTACCTCGAGCATGCGTGCGCCGCGGGTGAGCTGGCGCTGGGTGGCCTTGTCGAGGTCGGAGCCGAACTGCGCGAAGGCCGCGAGCTCGCGGTACTGCGCGAGCTGGAGGCGAAGCTGGCCGCCCACCTTGCGCATGGCCTTGATCTGGGCCGCGCCGCCCACGCGCGAGACGGAGAGACCGGCGTTCACGGCCGGGCGCTGGCCCGAGGAGAAGAGGTCACTCTCGAGGTAGATCTGCCCGTCGGTGATCGAGATGACGTTGGTCGGGATGTAGGCCGAAACGTCCCCCGCCTGGGTCTCGATGATCGGCAGCGCCGTGAGCGACCCCGCACCCTCTTTGTCGGAGAGCTTGGCGGCGCGCTCGAGGAGGCGGCTGTGCAGGTAGAAGACGTCCCCCGGGTAGGCCTCGCGTCCGGGCGGCCGCCGCAGGAGGAGCGAGAGCTGCCGGTAGGCCACCGCGTGCTTCGAGAGGTCGTCGTAGACCACCAGCGCGTGCCCGCCCTTGTCGCGGAAGTACTCGCCGACCGTGACGCCCGTGTACGGGGCGAGGAACTGCATCGGCGCGGACTCCGAGGCGCCGGCGAGGACCACGATGGTGTACTCCATCGCCCCGGCCTCGCGGAGGCGCTGCACCACCTGGGCCACCGTGGACTGTTTCTGGCCGATGGCGACGTAGATGCAGATCACGTCGCCGCCCTTCTGGTTGATGATCGTGTCGATGGCGAGCGCCGTCTTGCCCACCTGGCGGTCACCGATGATCAGCTCGCGCTGGCCGCGGCCGATCGGGATCATCGAATCGACGGCCTTCAGGCCGGTCTGGAGCGGCTGGTGCACGCTCTTGCGCTTGACGATGCCCGGGGCCTTGATCTCGAGCTTGTTGAACTCCTTGGAGTCGATCGGACCGCGGCCGTCCACCGGCTCGCCGAGGGCGTTGACCACCCGGCCCACGATCGCCTGTCCCACCGGCACCTGCGCGATGCGGCGGGTGCGCTTGACCGTGTCGCCCTCCTTGATCAGCGTGTCGTGGCCGAGGAGCGCCACGCCGACGTTGTCCTCTTCCAGATTGAGGATGAGGCCCTTGACGTCGTGCGGGAAGTCGAGCAGCTCGCCCGCCATCGCTCCGTCGAGGCCGTAGACGCGCGCGATGCCGTCACCGACGGTGAGCACCGTGCCGGTCTCCATCACGGAGACCTTCTGGTCGTAGTCCTCGATCTGCTTGCGGATGATGTCGCTGATTTCTTCGGCGCGGATTTCCATGGCAGAGGTCCTTGCGGCGATTGGGTGACGACTGGGGTCCGGCCCTACTGGCGGCCCGCGAGCAGCGCGGTGCGCATCTCGTCCAGTCGGGTGCGAACGCTCCCGTCGTACACGGTCGAGCCGACCTTGGTCACGAGGCCGGCGATGAGAGAGGGATCCGTCTTTTGCGCGAGGAGCACCTGCTTGCCCGTGCGGCGTTCCAGCGTCGCTTTGAGCTCGTTTGCGCTGGCCGCGTCGAGCGGGCGGGCGGAGGTGACCTCGGCGCGAATGCGACCCGCGTGCGTGTCCGCGAGGGCGGCGTACTCCCGGCTGATGTCGGGCAGGAAGCCGACGCGGTTCCGGTCGGCGAGGAGCAGGACGAAGCTCCGCACGACGGGGGACGGCGCGAGCCGGCTCACGAGCTGCTCGAGGATCGCCTTGCGCTTGGAGATGGGGATGGTGGGGACGGCCAGCGTGTCGCGGAGCTCCTTGTGCTCGAGGAGCTTGGCGACGCGGGCCACCTCGGCGCCGATCGCCTCGGCGCGGTTCTGGGACACGGCCAGGGAGAGGAGGGCTTTGGCGTAGCGGCGTGGGATGCTGCCTCCGTTCACTGGACGCCTCCTTGCGTGAGCTGGCTCAGGTATTCCTTCTCCAGCCGCCCGCGATCCCCGTCGGTGATTTGTTGCGCGACGATCCGCTCGGCGGCCGCGAGCGCCGCCTTGACCGCCTCGGCCTCGAGCTGCAGGCGCACCTGCTTGAT encodes:
- the atpC gene encoding ATP synthase F1 subunit epsilon, translating into MSLQLEIVTPKGSVISTSVEEVMLPGSNGEFGVLDGHIPLLAALRPGVVRFKSQGKEVRLAVSVGFAEVGANERVLVLTDNHAFPDQIELEAVYTELRDAEAALKEWAGGVEELDAEKAEWKEVPGHRELRIRADWAQARIDVKKSAAH
- the atpD gene encoding F0F1 ATP synthase subunit beta; protein product: MASIQSPSTGKSRGRVSQVMGPVVDVAFDADLPEIYTALTVTNPSISDRQENLVLEVAQHLGEHTVRTISMDSTDGLVRGMPVTNTGHGIRVPVGKEILGRILNVIGEPVDEGGPVSSTKSYEIHRPAPKFVNQSTKVETFVTGIKVIDLLAPYRKGGKIGLFGGAGVGKTVLLMELINNVGKKHGGYSVFAGVGERTREGNDLWHEMKESKVIDKVALIYGQMNEPPGARARVALSALAAAEYFRDEENQDVMLFIDNIFRFTQANSEVSALLGRIPSAVGYQPTLATDLGELQERITSTDKGSITSVQAIYVPADDLTDPAPATTFAHLDATTVLSRQIAELGIYPAVDPLDSTSTNLSPHVVGEEHYATARKVQQILQRYKDLQDIIAILGMDELSEEDKTTVARARRIQRFLSQPFTVAEAFTGQPGRFVDLKDTIAGFKELVDGRCDDWPEQAFYMVGNLDEARQRAEKIRAEA
- the atpG gene encoding ATP synthase F1 subunit gamma — encoded protein: MPSLKDIRRRIGSVKSTQKITRAMKLVAAAKLRRAQDNILAARPYAVKLHEMISELALRADAGDHPLLAVREPRRVMLVVLTSDRGLCGAFNTNTLRATERYRREHATTHEEILLSVVGRKGRDYLKYRNVDVHQYFPGVDVNTALDRARTISDGIIDEFLKSNLDMVYLLYNEFKSAMQQRITVEQLLPIVPMQLPEGHAAPVDFLYEPNKVELLETIMPMYVSVEVYRATLETTASEYGARMTAMENATNNASDMIGSLTLQYNKARQASITKELLEIVAGAEALKR
- a CDS encoding F0F1 ATP synthase subunit alpha, yielding MEIRAEEISDIIRKQIEDYDQKVSVMETGTVLTVGDGIARVYGLDGAMAGELLDFPHDVKGLILNLEEDNVGVALLGHDTLIKEGDTVKRTRRIAQVPVGQAIVGRVVNALGEPVDGRGPIDSKEFNKLEIKAPGIVKRKSVHQPLQTGLKAVDSMIPIGRGQRELIIGDRQVGKTALAIDTIINQKGGDVICIYVAIGQKQSTVAQVVQRLREAGAMEYTIVVLAGASESAPMQFLAPYTGVTVGEYFRDKGGHALVVYDDLSKHAVAYRQLSLLLRRPPGREAYPGDVFYLHSRLLERAAKLSDKEGAGSLTALPIIETQAGDVSAYIPTNVISITDGQIYLESDLFSSGQRPAVNAGLSVSRVGGAAQIKAMRKVGGQLRLQLAQYRELAAFAQFGSDLDKATQRQLTRGARMLEVLKQDQYVPMAVEQQVLVLYAGAQGILDEIPTSMVKAFEKEVLAWLDKLHPEYLREIRETKDISTELDGKLKQALTTFSKEFATHHNLS
- the atpH gene encoding ATP synthase F1 subunit delta yields the protein MNGGSIPRRYAKALLSLAVSQNRAEAIGAEVARVAKLLEHKELRDTLAVPTIPISKRKAILEQLVSRLAPSPVVRSFVLLLADRNRVGFLPDISREYAALADTHAGRIRAEVTSARPLDAASANELKATLERRTGKQVLLAQKTDPSLIAGLVTKVGSTVYDGSVRTRLDEMRTALLAGRQ